The Pirellulimonas nuda genome includes a region encoding these proteins:
- a CDS encoding DUF2291 family protein — translation MAEVLRWVIGLALLGVLLWLVPLVHITRLDASASNEKSGEFEAGAYAERLWSEALTPRFARAHEASDALDAIESDPGQAREAIGRTVGVSRGFMLFVQGRGRIVSVDRAGVAVAFGDGDAADIVLQTGPIFGNAVRDAPGMVEAKEVANSQDFNDLSAELNRIAERKAAYPLAEGARPGRRLSFVACAEVKDPQRFARPLKAAPVSIELE, via the coding sequence ATGGCGGAGGTGCTTCGCTGGGTGATCGGGCTTGCGCTGCTGGGCGTTTTGCTTTGGCTTGTGCCGCTGGTCCACATTACGCGGCTCGACGCCAGCGCGTCCAATGAGAAATCCGGCGAGTTCGAGGCCGGTGCCTACGCTGAGCGGCTTTGGTCCGAAGCCCTGACCCCCAGGTTTGCTCGGGCCCACGAGGCGTCTGATGCGCTGGACGCAATCGAGAGCGACCCGGGCCAGGCACGGGAGGCGATCGGCCGCACCGTTGGTGTAAGCCGCGGGTTTATGCTGTTCGTGCAGGGCAGGGGACGGATCGTGTCGGTCGACCGCGCCGGCGTAGCGGTGGCGTTCGGCGACGGCGACGCCGCCGACATCGTGCTGCAGACCGGGCCGATCTTTGGCAACGCGGTCCGTGACGCTCCGGGAATGGTTGAAGCGAAAGAAGTCGCAAACTCACAGGATTTTAACGACCTGTCGGCCGAGCTGAACCGGATTGCGGAGCGGAAGGCGGCCTACCCACTTGCCGAAGGCGCCCGGCCGGGAAGGCGGCTGAGCTTCGTCGCGTGCGCCGAAGTCAAAGACCCCCAGCGCTTTGCACGCCCGCTCAAGGCGGCCCCCGTTTCAATCGAGCTTGAGTAG